TATGTCTCCAACGAGCAGGCAGTTTTGGCACTCTCAAATACAACCAAGAGCGGCGGAACGCTAGACGAAACGCTGGTCAGGCTAAACTTGACGCTGCCTTCTCGCATGCAGTGGATCTGGACGTAACCACCGAGTTCCAGGCGCACCAAGTTCCAGGTCTTACGGACAGTTCCGGATCGCACTGAGTCCAGGCAGCACCATTAGTGCTACCGCTGATGGTTGTAAATCATGGCAGCGATACTCGCCTGGGATGAAGCTATGAGAACGATGTCGTCATTGAAGTAGAAGCGGTGCTCGACTCGTTGCCTTGAACGTAGTTTTCGAGACCACCTTCCATTAGCTTGATGATGTCCTGGAGAAATCTGGCGGCTGGAGCGCCGTCAATTGCTCGGTGATCAAAGTTCAAACTGATGGTCATCATCGGGCGAATTTCAATCTTTCCGTTTCTCACAACAGCACGATCTTCAACAATACCAATGCCGAAGGTCGAAGTACTGACACATGGCGGTACTACTGATGTAATTCCAAATTTACCCAATGAGCTAAGTCCGAAAGTTGCACCTTGATGTTTCAATCTGAACGCCGGAAAGGTCATGCCCATCCATAAAATGAAGCGACGGAAAAGCCATGGCATATTGTTAAACCGATTCTGCACATCAAGATGGCTGACCTCCTTGAAGTCAGCTGAACCATAGGCTTGCAGTTCTTGAGCAATTTCTTCAACCGATTTGGTATCGGGCGAATCGATCGCACCAAAGAACACCGCTGGCTGTGTGCCAACATTACGCTCTACGGTGAACCCGGCGACAATGTCGTTGAGAGTGACCAGCTTTCCAAAAGGATAAATACAGGTCCGACTTTCTGGATGCGTACGCTGGGCGATGCCAATCGCCTTCAACAAGATAGCCGTAACAGTCGTCTTGCAGCCGTTCTCTTTCAGCTTCTTACGAAATTCTTCAGCCCAAGTCATGTCTATGTCAGCCCACAAGTAGGTGGGAACTGAATTTCCCCGAATAAACGTGATCATGTCGAGCACATTCCAGCGGGGACGCTGGTAATCTGTGGTGGTGTAGTGGCTCGTTGGTTGTTCCGAATGATTCAATTTACATCTCCCGCTCGAAAAGACGTCTTGGCAAAACCGTTGGACCAGACGATGTCCCTATTTACAGGGCCCGAGTAATTCTATTATACAGACGCCTATTGATAACCAAACAAAAGCGTACGTTTTATTAGGAAGTCAAGCTCACGAGTTCGTCAGTAAGGTCCATGACGCCGCGCGGTCTGGCGAAGTTCCGGAGCCGTCAAATCTCGAAACATTTAACCGGCTTAATATTTCGGGTTACTCAGGGGTGCAAATAATGAGATGGGTTCACCCCGGTTGGTTCATCCAAGAACCAAATTTTGCTCAAATTCAATCACAAACAAACCGAGTTTCGGTATCGTCAGCGGTGCCAAATCGTTCGAATAACGAAAACGATGATAATTGCTAATTCGAGCCAGGCGGCGCCGCAATTGAACTATCTGACGGCAATGCAGGCTGAGGGTTTGATGACCCAGAACCTTGAAGCGGTGCACCCGGCGACTGCGACGGACTCAAGACCACGCCGGGATTCGATGATGTGTCGCGCCTGGGAGCCGTAAGATTTGCTACGAGAACTACTATGATTACAAATATTCCGGTGGCAACAAAGATTTTGACAATACCGGATTTGTCGACTGACTGAGCACCTGAAGAAGCACTGGTCCCAGTTGCGGATCCAGTTGCGGATCCGGAAGCAGATCCAGAGGATCCGGATCCGGAAGCAGATCCAGAGCCAGAGCCGGAATCAGACCTGGAACTTGAACCGGAACCAGGACCAGGACCACCACTCTTTTCCGCTTTATAGCGTTGCGCAAGCTTCGCCCCGTGCTTCTCAAACTGTGCTCGATCAGTCAAGCATTCATAGGCTTGATTGATTTCTTTGAGCTTCTTGTCGGCTAAAGCTGCAAATTCGGAATTATGTTGAACTCTGTCTGGGTGCCACTTTTTAGCCTCACTTGTGTAGGCCTGACGAATTTCTTCTTCGGACGCCTCGGGACGAACACACAATATTTCGCAAAGAAGACGCCTGATTTCTGAATCGTTCATATGCCCGACCTTGAATTGGGAGCGGCTGGCATAATGGTATCACCCTGCTCTAAAACATGAAGGAGCGCGACTTGGTCGCGCTCCTTCGTCCCTCGCCAGCCAGCCACATGTCGCTGGGTTAAACGTTACTCTGCCAGAATGGTTTCGGCTGTTTCTGTGAATTGACTTCTTCAACAACCTTCTCGAAGTTTGTTTCTCCTTCTGCTACCACCTTTTTGATCGATGGTGTAATAGTCTTCGCTGATTGAATCGCATGAATCAACTGCAGAGAGTCTGCACGAACGAATTTTTGCAAAATCGGCAGACGGTCTGCGATTACGCAGTTCGATAGGGCAGTGAATAACTGCTTCCTTGCCTCAACTAGTTTCTGAGCATCAAAATTTTCACCATTTTTGATGGCAGCAAATAGTGCACGCAAGATGGTTTCAAAAGTTTTGAACGCATTCTGAAATTCATTTGAGAGCTGCGCCGAAGCTGAATCCTTTTGCTTTTCTCTCACACCCTCAGATGACTGACGGACAAGTTGTCCCATTAGGCTTGAGGCTTTTCTTGTAGGCAAATTCGAAGGCTGAGCGGGCGACGGAGGCGGTCCACCAGGTGAACCACAAGGAGGCGCTCCCGCCGGTAGGATAGGCGGCTGAGGAGCTTGCGGCGCTGCTTGAGGCATTTGTTGAGGCTGCGACGGTGTGTTTGACGCGGCAGCACCAGGTGCTGCACCCCATGCATGGGACGAGTCACCTGCGATTTTCTCTCGCAAAGGTCCACCATACATCGAACCAGCTCCGCCTGCTCCCGGCGCAGGGCTACCCCAGCAAGCAGGTGCGGCGCCCCAGCTGCCTGTTGATACGGAGCGGGACTTCAAGCTACGATTGGTCATCGGAGCTGAAGCACCAAGAGAATCCCAGCCTGCAGGCGTTTGCACTGGTTGAACAACAGTCCGAACGGCCCCACCAGCATTCACAATCTCGGCATGGTCAACAAGCACGAACGCCGTGAATTTAGTCAGAATTGAATGAGCGATGGCAATATCCACTATTTGCTTGTGCAACGCCATCTGCTGCTGATCGTTTGAAATTCGGTAGGTGTCTTCCAAATCGATGATGTGACTTTTCGCCCAAAGTTGAGCCAGAGCCGGTAAATCAACGACCCGAGCGGAAACCTCCTGCGCAAATTTCGACCCATCGGCGCATAAGCCATTCACTTTGATTTTGCCGCTCTGCAATTCTTTCAACTTCCCGGCAGACATCTTAAAAAATGCGCTGCTGGCTCGTCCTTCGAAAAGATCGGGCACTCTGGCTGGTGTCACTGAATTCTTATCGAGACCACAGTTCACATCTTCCAGACTCAAATTCGTAATCACTGGTGTGCCGATTTCGCGCCCAATGCCGCCCAGGGCTTCTTCCAACTGAGCGCCCGGTTGCACAAATGTTGACGTACCACCTCCCAGAGCCGCCAGCCTGTTCAGGAAACCGTCATTGACAGCTGTATCGACACCAACAGTAAATACTCGGATATCCCCCAATTCAGATTGAATATGTTTGAGAATCGGTGATTCATTGCCGACTTCACCGTCGGTCAGTACAACAATTACGGGCAAACGCATCGAACAAGGAAGACGCAACTTCATTGTGTTGATTGCTTCACGCATAGCGTTGTGCATCTCAGTGCCACCACGCGCTCCGACGGTGCGCAAATATTTTTCGCCCAGCTCCTTTCCTCCCTCATCGGCGTAGACGAGCTGCTTTTTAGTAGAATAGCCATTCATCCACTCGACGACATCATCAAAAGCTTGAATAGCGAAGCGGTCACGAGGACCAAGAGTATTGATCAGCAGGGAACAAGCCCGCGCAGCAGATGCCATCTTGACTCCAGACATTGAACCGGAGCGGTCGACCACAAAGATGACATCGCGCGGCAGGGCACCAGCTTCGTCTGTCTTAGGCGGCAACAAAGAGATCATGCCATAGCATTCAGACTTATTGGCTGGGTTTTGATAAACCAGAAAATTAGACTGCACCGACTCTGTCGCAACGCGCCAGCGCAAAACGAAATCTCGGTCAAGTAGCTCATCTTCACGGGCAAGTGAGATCTTAAAACCATCCTTGCTCGTTCCAATTTTTGTAGCATGCTGCGAACAGCTCAAATCTTCAATTACCTGGTCGCCAGCCAGTTCAACGGTCAAATTGAGCGCTGTCTTTGGATCAACGCCAGGAGCCAGGCGAGGCGGCGAAATGCGCGAAGCATCGGGCACGATGTCTGTGTCAAGCTCGACACCATCACCGAGATTTTGACGCGCAACTGCATTGCCTGGTATATACCGAGGTGCCACCACCAGCGGTAACCGAATTTCAGTCGTTCCGTTGTCGAAATAGGCAAGCTTTTCGGAGTATGTAATCTCGACTTGAACTTCTTCTCCAGGAGGCAGATTACCTACCTGTACTGTAAAGACATCGTCCCGTTCTTGCTCCAACAGCGCCGCTCTCTTTCCTTCTTGCAGAGCCTCTACATATTGATCGCGTGCAGCCTGGCGCTCATCAACTTTTCCAACAACCAGACGCTCTCCGACTTTCATTTTGAATGAACTGACTGCGCTGCCACCAGCAAGCGGGAAAATATAAACAGCTTCGAGATGGTCGCTATATGGATTTTTGAAAGTTTCCGTGACCGTCACATGTGCAAGTCGATCTGCGACACGAGCCGCGATTTGCACTGAGGTCAGAGGCAAACTTCTCTTCTTGTTTCCTTCCGTGACATGGATGCAGCCAAGCACTCGACTTGAACGTTCGACTTCAGACTCTTCGAGTAATAGAATCGCGGTGGTCATCTGTTATTCTCCATTTGCCTCAGGGGCAGCAGCTTTTAGGACTTCGAGGGCGGCGCGAATTTTTTGTTCGAGTACTGCCTGGTCTGTATCACCAAGCCACGAGTCATCTGCCATGATTTTCAGACCCGGTTCGATTATGATTTCGCGCCAAGTTAGAGTACGAATTGATTCCTTGTAGGAGTCGGTGCTTCTCTGACTTAGTTCAGGAATGTAGAAGGCAATTACGGCTTCAAGTTCTGCTTCACTTAAACCATATAACTGTTCCTGGATCTCGGACAACGGAAGCGACACACCCTGCAACGTCTTAACAGCAAGCAATTGCAGCAAGTGCTTTCTGTTGTATTTAGCCACTCGCCCTTCGATAGAAGGACGGTCGAGCAGTCCCAGACTAGTGTAGTACCGGATGGTACGCATATCAGGTGCTGCGGACACTCGATTATCGTGATGACTGGCGAAGAGGTTATTAGCTTTAAGTACACGCACTACCTCCTCTGAGAGTTCCTCGATGCTTAACGTGTAGGAGTCTTCGACTATCATGACAGTATTATGCTTGATTACTGTAATACTGTCAAGGTTACTGTCAGATTACTGCAAATACTGCCCAGTACAGCAGTTACAGATGTGCTGCACAGTAGATCCGGCTCGGGTCCAGCATCTACGATGCACCCGAGCCCCGAAACGCTGCACTATTCAGAATTGGCTCAAATAGTGATGAATTTTTGCCGATATCGGCAAAAAAACAAGCTAAAGAGAGCAAATTTGCAAAAGAACGCCCAGCCTATGGCTCTTCCGACACCCTGCCAAGCGCTAAATGCGTGCGTATTTTCGCCGCAATTCTTCCAGTCGCTTTTCAATTGTGCGATACAAAATCTGTCCCATTATTACTGTCAGTGTTAATGAGATGCCAAAGCGAATCGCATAGAACTGCTCGTTATAGGCCATGTGCAACTTGCCGCGCATGTAGTTTTCCGTCAGCGCAATGATTGGATGATGCACCAGGTACATTCCATATGTAGTTTTGCCGATACCTGCAAATAAGGACAAAAATTGCTGTAACGGAGCCCACGACATTGTGCCTATCAGCACCATTCCGCAGAGAAGGGCGATACCGAGATACATCGGCACGATGAAAACACTGTTGGTTGGTTCCGGCAAAAACGCAATCATGCTTGCCAGAATGGCAAATGCAGTCAACGCGATCGGTGCGCCCTTTTTGCAAATCTTTTTCCACAGCTCGGGACATTGCAACTGGATCGTTGCTATCAAGGCGCCGGACATAAGCGTATCCAGCCCGCATAGTGTGTTGTAGTGATAGAAGTCAGACGGCGTCCAGATGCCGCGTGTATGCGTCAATGAGTACTGCTGGAAGTAATAGCGGAACCCAATAGACATGGCGGTCAAGCCAACTATAGTGAGCGTCAGACCCTGCCACGATTTCATTTTGCGCACGATAAAGGGCCAGGTCACATAGAACTGTTCCTCAGAACAGACCGACCACAGCGGTCTGAACAAATTCGCCAGCGGAAAACTCAACCCCGCTGTTAGAGCCTGCAAAGTCCAGGCTTTGAAAATGAGCGCGTAGTTGCCCAGAAAGAAGAACATAGGCACGAATATGTCGCACAGGAACTTCTTGTAGAGCTCCATGTTTAAATGCCGTGTGCACGCAAAAGGAATTACAAATGCACCAACAAAGATAACTAGATAAAAAAGCGGCCAGATGCGCAACATGCGCCGCTTGAAGTACAGCGGCAGCGAGATGTTTCCGTTCTTCAAACGTTCTTTCAAGAGCAGCGTTGTGATCAGATATCCGCTCAGCACGAAGAACATGTCCAGACCAATCACGCCCCATTTGACGAAGACGTTGTAGGCATCCACAAGAAAGAAATGCTGATTGGGCTGCTGCGGAATTACCGACGAATGAGCCATAAACATATAGAAGAAGCCGACCGTGCGTAATCCATCCAGCTCGGGCAGGTAGAATGCCTTCTTTGCCTGCGGCTTGGTTTCAGCGGCTATTTGAGTGTTTTGGGTCTCGAGTACCGGGGCTGCTGAGGTCACTTGATAATTCGCTTAAATTCCCGACAGTTCCCAAAATGTTAGCTTACTAAGAGGAAGCGGTTGTTAGGGTATTTAAATGTAGCCGAGAGCGTCAGAAACGACGAAGTCTTTTATTACTTCTATTAACCCGGCGACAACCTGGAAGTTAGGGCTGTAGAATTCACCTTATGAGCACTCCTGAGCCGTCACCTGAGGCAAGGCAAGCCAGTTCAAATAAGATTCGCGGTGTCGTCACACTGGTAATCCTCGCGTGCGCCGCGGCAGCCGGTGGATGCTACTTTGCCGTAGTTTTGAAGTAATGGCGCTCCCTCGCTTCTAAGCCCGGGCGGCCGGCCTGGACGAGAGGGCATAATCTCAGATTAGAACTATCCAATCTCAGGTCCATTATTTTTCAAAAGGTCGCGAAACCTTTTGTTGCCATTCGGGTAATAGAGGTAACAGTTCGAGGCAACGAAATTGAAAAACATCAATCGACTATTGATTCTTGTGTTGACTATGTCATCCATTCCGCTTGTTTGCGCGCAAGAAGAACCAAATGCATCGATTCAGGCACAACAACCGCAGACACAACAACAACAACAACAGCCACCTCAAGGTTCGAACCAATCCAGAAGAGAGCGCATTATTCAGCTTATAAAAATGCGCAGACAGGGTCAGAACGGCGGGGGTTTGTGGAAGCAGCCTCAAGGGCAGGGAGCTTCTGCAGACGCTAACTTCTTAGATCCCGATGGAATGCAGGAAGCGGCATCTATCGGCAATTCGCGTGCCACCGCACGCGATATCGCATACGGACCAGACCCACTCCAGAAACTTGATGTTTATGCACCACCAAAGGGCACCGCTAAGGGCCCCGTCATTCTCTTCGCACACGGCGGAGGCTGGAAGCGCGGAGACAAAAGGCAGCATGGACCAAAAGGCGCAGCATATTCCAGCAACGGTATCGTATTCATCTCAACAAACTATCGGCTGGCACCGAATGCGATGCACCCAAAGGAAATTGAAGACATGGCCAGCGCGTTCGCCTGGGTGAAAGCACATGCAAAAGACTACGGCGGTGATCCCAATCAGATCTACGTTATGGGGCATTCAGCAGGTGCGCACCTCGTTGATCTTTTGGCAACAAACGAAAAATTCCTTGCAGAGAAGGGCTTAAAGCTGACCGACGTAAAAGGCTGCATCAGTCTGGATACCGCCAGTCTCGATCTGACCGAACGCGGCGCACTTCCTGGTGTGGCCAGCAAAATGGTCGCAGATATGGTTACCAATGCATTTGGTACGGATCCGAAAGTTTTGACAGAGGCATCGCCTCTCCTGCAACTTCACAAAGGAAAGACTTATCCGCGATTTCTGATGATCTGCAGTGCCAATCGGCGAGACAGTTCAGCCGCCCACAAAGCATTTGATAAAGCCGTCCATGAGGTCGGGGGGAGCATCTCCACTAAAGTTGTGCCACTAAATCACGGGCAGATCAGCCAGGCGGCCGGCAACGAAAAAACCGATGTGTTCGCAGCATGTCTGGCATTCGTTCAAGGTAAACCAGTCGCAAATTCCGGCACGCTGCAGTAGCAATCGGCACGCTGCACGCGCGACGAAGTTTAGTCAGCGAGAATTTTGACAATCTCAGTTTGAATAGGCTGACCGGCCACGACAACCTGCTCACCATCAACGTAAACGTCAATCTCGCTGCGCACGCCGAAATCATCCAGGTAAATTCCTGGCTCGATTGAAAAGGCCGTTTTAGCGATGATCTTTCGCTCGTCCCGCGTCTCCAGATTATCGATGTTCGCTCCGTTTGCGTGCACTTCAGTACAAATTGAATGTCCCGTACGATGCACAAAAAACTTCTCATATCCCTTACTGGCAATATGTTCTCTGGCGGCGTCATCGACCTGCCATCCTTTGATTTCACGCCCTTCTTTTGCCGCCGCTCGAACAAAAGTCAAAGCAGCGTCACGGGCATCACGCACTATCTCAAAGACTTCGACAAACTTTTGTGGAACGTCAGTCCCGACATATCCAGTCCAGGTTATATCGCCATAGACAGCATCTTCAGGAGATTTTTTCTTCGCCCAGATATCCAGCAACACGAAATCGTTGAGGCGAATCTCATCGTGCATAGTCTCCGTTGGCTGATAATGGGGCTGACCGGCGTGACCGTTCACTGCCACTATTGGTGGTGAGTTTGAAGTCAGCC
This is a stretch of genomic DNA from Candidatus Melainabacteria bacterium. It encodes these proteins:
- a CDS encoding J domain-containing protein, which gives rise to MNDSEIRRLLCEILCVRPEASEEEIRQAYTSEAKKWHPDRVQHNSEFAALADKKLKEINQAYECLTDRAQFEKHGAKLAQRYKAEKSGGPGPGSGSSSRSDSGSGSGSASGSGSSGSASGSATGSATGTSASSGAQSVDKSGIVKIFVATGIFVIIVVLVANLTAPRRDTSSNPGVVLSPSQSPGAPLQGSGSSNPQPALPSDSSIAAPPGSN
- a CDS encoding VWA domain-containing protein, which translates into the protein MTTAILLLEESEVERSSRVLGCIHVTEGNKKRSLPLTSVQIAARVADRLAHVTVTETFKNPYSDHLEAVYIFPLAGGSAVSSFKMKVGERLVVGKVDERQAARDQYVEALQEGKRAALLEQERDDVFTVQVGNLPPGEEVQVEITYSEKLAYFDNGTTEIRLPLVVAPRYIPGNAVARQNLGDGVELDTDIVPDASRISPPRLAPGVDPKTALNLTVELAGDQVIEDLSCSQHATKIGTSKDGFKISLAREDELLDRDFVLRWRVATESVQSNFLVYQNPANKSECYGMISLLPPKTDEAGALPRDVIFVVDRSGSMSGVKMASAARACSLLINTLGPRDRFAIQAFDDVVEWMNGYSTKKQLVYADEGGKELGEKYLRTVGARGGTEMHNAMREAINTMKLRLPCSMRLPVIVVLTDGEVGNESPILKHIQSELGDIRVFTVGVDTAVNDGFLNRLAALGGGTSTFVQPGAQLEEALGGIGREIGTPVITNLSLEDVNCGLDKNSVTPARVPDLFEGRASSAFFKMSAGKLKELQSGKIKVNGLCADGSKFAQEVSARVVDLPALAQLWAKSHIIDLEDTYRISNDQQQMALHKQIVDIAIAHSILTKFTAFVLVDHAEIVNAGGAVRTVVQPVQTPAGWDSLGASAPMTNRSLKSRSVSTGSWGAAPACWGSPAPGAGGAGSMYGGPLREKIAGDSSHAWGAAPGAAASNTPSQPQQMPQAAPQAPQPPILPAGAPPCGSPGGPPPSPAQPSNLPTRKASSLMGQLVRQSSEGVREKQKDSASAQLSNEFQNAFKTFETILRALFAAIKNGENFDAQKLVEARKQLFTALSNCVIADRLPILQKFVRADSLQLIHAIQSAKTITPSIKKVVAEGETNFEKVVEEVNSQKQPKPFWQSNV
- a CDS encoding MerR family transcriptional regulator; its protein translation is MIVEDSYTLSIEELSEEVVRVLKANNLFASHHDNRVSAAPDMRTIRYYTSLGLLDRPSIEGRVAKYNRKHLLQLLAVKTLQGVSLPLSEIQEQLYGLSEAELEAVIAFYIPELSQRSTDSYKESIRTLTWREIIIEPGLKIMADDSWLGDTDQAVLEQKIRAALEVLKAAAPEANGE
- a CDS encoding acyltransferase, whose amino-acid sequence is MTSAAPVLETQNTQIAAETKPQAKKAFYLPELDGLRTVGFFYMFMAHSSVIPQQPNQHFFLVDAYNVFVKWGVIGLDMFFVLSGYLITTLLLKERLKNGNISLPLYFKRRMLRIWPLFYLVIFVGAFVIPFACTRHLNMELYKKFLCDIFVPMFFFLGNYALIFKAWTLQALTAGLSFPLANLFRPLWSVCSEEQFYVTWPFIVRKMKSWQGLTLTIVGLTAMSIGFRYYFQQYSLTHTRGIWTPSDFYHYNTLCGLDTLMSGALIATIQLQCPELWKKICKKGAPIALTAFAILASMIAFLPEPTNSVFIVPMYLGIALLCGMVLIGTMSWAPLQQFLSLFAGIGKTTYGMYLVHHPIIALTENYMRGKLHMAYNEQFYAIRFGISLTLTVIMGQILYRTIEKRLEELRRKYARI
- a CDS encoding alpha/beta hydrolase, with protein sequence MKNINRLLILVLTMSSIPLVCAQEEPNASIQAQQPQTQQQQQQPPQGSNQSRRERIIQLIKMRRQGQNGGGLWKQPQGQGASADANFLDPDGMQEAASIGNSRATARDIAYGPDPLQKLDVYAPPKGTAKGPVILFAHGGGWKRGDKRQHGPKGAAYSSNGIVFISTNYRLAPNAMHPKEIEDMASAFAWVKAHAKDYGGDPNQIYVMGHSAGAHLVDLLATNEKFLAEKGLKLTDVKGCISLDTASLDLTERGALPGVASKMVADMVTNAFGTDPKVLTEASPLLQLHKGKTYPRFLMICSANRRDSSAAHKAFDKAVHEVGGSISTKVVPLNHGQISQAAGNEKTDVFAACLAFVQGKPVANSGTLQ